The sequence ATACTTGATGAAAGTCGCGAACGCAAATTGAATGGTCTTCTCGTGGAAGTGAAACTCACAGACACGATGAGCGCCGCGGAAGTTTACGAGATCGCGAAGTTCGTCGCGGAAACAGCTCCTGATGGGACGAGGATTGCCTATGTGGATCGGCGCCACTATCATCAGGAGCTCAACCGATTCGGGAATTTGGTCGCCAACAACCGCGGGTTGAATTCGCGAGTCTTCGATTCAGTCGACGAAGCCGAAATCTGGTTATTGGCAAATTAGGTCAAGGATTCGAATCATTTGCCGGTTTTGCAGTCTCCTCAGCAGTAATCAACGAACAAGGGTAGGTATCAAACAAGGGAAGTGAGGATCGTCTCCGCGGCAAACGGAGGCGATCTTTTTTTATTTCTTAGGTCCTTCAACGAGACCGGTTTCGCGAGTCACGAAGTCCTTCCATCTGCATCTTTCTGCATCTCCGCTTGCTTCGTGGTTTCAAAAAAATCGAACCGCTCAGATTTTGACAGGCCGCACGGAATCCTCGACCGGAGTTCTGATGCGGAATCCAAGTTGAACGGCTTTGCGGTTTACCGCGAAACGATTACAATTCAACGATATCAATTCAAAGGAAACTCATAAACGATGAAGATAGCGATCGGCTCTGACCACGCCGGATTCGATGAAAAGGAACTTGTGAAACGAACTCTCGACGAGATCGGAGTCGAATACGATGATGTCGGCACATATTCGCGCGATTCGGTCGATTATCCAGATTTCGCCCGGAAGGTCGGCGAACTCGTCGGCTCCGGCGCCGTCGAACGCGGAATTCTGGTCTGCGGTTCGGGAATCGGAGTCGCCATTGCCGCCAACAAGGTCGACGGTGTTCGCGCCGCGCAAGCTTGGAACGAGGAAACGGCGAGGCTTTCGCGCCAGCACAACGATGCCAACGTTCTGACGATCGGCGCGCGTGTCATCCCGCAGGACGAGATCACGAAGATCGTCAAGGCGT is a genomic window of Acidobacteriota bacterium containing:
- the rpiB gene encoding ribose 5-phosphate isomerase B gives rise to the protein MKIAIGSDHAGFDEKELVKRTLDEIGVEYDDVGTYSRDSVDYPDFARKVGELVGSGAVERGILVCGSGIGVAIAANKVDGVRAAQAWNEETARLSRQHNDANVLTIGARVIPQDEITKIVKAWFEADFEGGRHAGRVRKIHDMEK